The following nucleotide sequence is from Flavobacteriales bacterium.
TCAAGGTCATATTCAACTGGATAAATTAGAAATACTGATATTAGATGAAGCGGATTTGATGTTAGACATGGGCTTTATCAATGACATTCGAGATTTGCTGAAATTTATACCAAAAAAAAGACAAACACTTTTCTTTTCAGCCACCATCAGTCACAAAATCAAAAAACTGGCTTATTCCATTGTTCAAAACCCAATAAGAATACAGATTTCACCAAAAAATCCGGTATCCAAAAACGTGTTCCATTATTATGCAAAAATCGAAATGGATCACAAACGTTTTTTTTTAGAAAGGATAGTAAAAGAAAATCCAGAGAGCAAAATTTTGTGTTTTGTGCGAACGAAAGTTCGGGCCGAACGCGTGAAAGCCGCCATGCAACGCGTAGATATTGACTCCTTAACCATGCACAGTGACAAGGAGAACAAAGAACGAACAACCAACCTGAGCACTTTTGCAAGTGGAGCCATAAAACTATTGATTGCCACAGACGTTTCGGCAAGAGGAATAGACATTCCGGATGTGGACATTGTGATAAACTACGATCTTCCGGAACTGACCGAAAACTATGTGCATCGTGTGGGAAGAACCGGACGTGGAACAAAAAAAGGTACAGCCATTTCCTTTTGCTCTACCGAAGAAAACAGCATCAGAGAGGAAATTGAACACTTTTTGGGTCAGCCCTTGATTGAACAAAAGCTCGACAAAGACCTTTATTATGAAACCTTAGACAACAGTACAGATAGCAGCAAAGATTGGAGAAGTTTGATGGGCGAATGATAAAAAACTTCTGTAATTACTGGATAGAAACTATCTCAATGTTCGGGAAAGTACTTAAAATAATTGCCGCCTTTTTGGCTCTCTCCCCCGACTGACAATAAAAAGCAATTTTCGGGTAACCGGTCAGTTCATTTATTCTTGATTCCAGTTCGGGCAAGGGAAGGTGCAACCCACCGCTGTGTCCGGCCAATCTCTCCTCCGATGTTCGAACGTCCACTAACATAAAATCTTTATATTCAGTATGATACTCATGCCAACTTATCATTTTTCCCGTTGAACAAGAACTATTATTTTTTGGCAATTTCTTAATCAATACATTCCCCTTGGGTCGGTAATTCATTTTTCGGTTTTGATAACTTAGGCCGTCCAACAACAACAACTTGTTGGCCAATGTTTCACCCGTTTGGGCAATAACTTTCAATACCTCCATGGCCATAATACTACCCACAATTCCCACCATTGGCCCCAACACCCCAGCTTCCTCACAATTCTGAAATAAGTTAGAATTCGGCATTTGCGGAAATAAATCTCGCAAGTTTCCACTACCGTTGTGATTGAACAACGCCACTTGTCCGTCAAATTGATTTACACTTCCATAAATCAGTGTTTTGTTAAAAAGCACACACGCATCGTTTACCAAATATTTCGTTTCAAAATTGTCGGTTCCGTCCACAATGAAATCAAATTCTGAAAATACAGCCTCTGTATTTTCATCTGTGAGTTTCATATTAAAGGTTTGCACTTTCACGTCGGAGTTGGCCGCAACCAATGCCCTTTTTGTGGCATCTACTTTCCATTCACCCACATCATTTTCATTGAACAACACTTGTCGGTGCAGGTTAGAAAGTTGCACTCTGTCATGGTCAACCAAACCTAACGTGCCAATACCCGCCCGACACAAATACATGGCAACAACACTTCCCAAACCGCCACATCCGACCACCAACACTGATGATTCTTTAATGGCTATTTGCCCCCCCTGCCCCACATTTTTTAGAACCGTTTGCCTGCTATACCTGTGTTCCATCCAGAATTCTTTTAGCAGCTTCAAACTCTTCTGGTGTATTCACATTGGCCAGTTTCTCAGGATTACCACAAGCTATCAGATTTGTATCTGTATTGATAAGCACTTTTCGCGGACAGCTATAACCTAAGGCCAGAAAATGTAATAATTGTTGATAGGCTTTGGGTTCCCAAATGGCCACTAATGGCTCGGCAAAACCAGTTTTTTCGTTCTTAAAAGCAGTTGCCACGTGTTTGGCCGATCTGTTCTTTATCAATAATTCCACAGTTTCGCCATCCAAAAAGGGTAAGTCGCAGGCCAACACCAACCAAGCGGCATTGGGTTGTTCACGCATGGCAGACAAAATAGCTCCCATTGGACCCAGATTTAAAAAACTATCTTCAATAATGGGCAAATCCGTTTCAAATTCCTGATTATTTCGTTGGCTCAGAAAAACCTGTTCTACATGTAGTTTAAGCATTTTTTCGAGCCACTTATATTGCTCTATTCCATGATAATTCAACAATGCCTTACTTTTTCCCATGCGGCTGCTTTCACCTCCGGCCAGTATCAATGCGTTTAATTTAGGAATACGGTCTTGATACCACTTTTCGACAAACGATGCAATTTCTTCTTGTTGGTCGATAGAAAATGTGGGAACATTTTCTATTTCATTTATTTCATCATGAATGAATTGAGGAAGTTTGACATCCTCATCTATCTCTATAAAAGCTAATACATTGGTAAGCTGATTTTTCCTTTTTTCGAGAGAGGTAAATTTAGTTTTATCTATAAAAACTAATAGGTTTTTTGCCTCAAAATGATTTCCATTTAATAAGATTATATCGTTTTGAAAAAAAGACTTTTGAAAGTCAAATTTTTCGGGTTTCCCGGCCAATGCTTTAGTCCAAGCGTTTTGTTTATCTTGTGCAAAAATGGTTGCTCCATCCTTAATAAATTCTGGGAGTTCATCATTGTCAAACGAAGAGTGATCCGCATCCATATAGCCTATATTGGCCGTGTCTTTTAGTCGTGCAATCAGGTATTTTGTCATCTCCTGAATTTTGCCGCAACTTGTACCCACCAAAGCAATTTCGTTTCGTCCAAAAAAACCTAAATCAGGCTTGCTCAGTTTTGTGTGTTTTTCAAACATAGAAACTTTCAAAATCGTTTTTGCCACCTGTCTTTTTTACCAGTTTCGTTTGTTCAATAATCATGTTGTGGCCAAAGGCTTTGCACATATCATATACCGTCAAAGCCGCCACAGAAGCCCCTGTTAAAGCCTCCATTTCTACCCCGGTTTTGCCGTTACAACTCACCTCACAAACTATTTTTACCCTCTCATTTTCCAAATTAATGGAAATGTCGCACTTATTTAACGCCAATGGGTGACACAACGGAATCAAATCCGATGTTTTTTTTGCGGCCATTATTCCGGCCAAAATAGCGGTTTGAAAAACAGAACCTTTGGCAGTAACAATGTCTTTTTGATTGAATAAATCCAATACCGCTTTTGGTAGCTGCACATACGATACGGCAGCCGCATTTCGCTGTGTTATATTTTTATCGCCAACGTCCACCATTCGAGGGTTTCCATTTTGGTCGATATGCGAAAAATCTTTACTCATTATGCCCCTTTTTAAGTTTGTTATAAAAACTTACATTCTCCACTCTGTTGGTCATTATTTCAAGCACAGAAGCCTTCTCACTTTGACAGAAATGCTGCCACGCACCATCAAATTCATCAAAATTTGAACAACAAAAATAGTCAACACCAAAGTCGCTGCAGATGTTTTGTGCAGTTCTATGATGGTTGGTGGTTTGAAAAGCAACCGACTCTTTAAATTCCGATGGTCCTTCAATCATTTCAAAGATGCCACCTCCAAAATTGTTCATTAAAACAATTTTCAAATTTTGGGGAAAACTGTCTGTCCAAAAAGCATTTACATCATAAAAAAAAGCTACATCCCCAGTTATTAGAAAGACAAGTTCTGTGGTTGTTTTTGCATAACCCACGGCAGTAGATGTGCAACCATCTATACCACTTGTTCCGCGATTTGAAAGATGAATAATATCATTTCGCCTTTTGAGCATAGATACATACCGCACCGACATAGAATTGGCCATTTGCAAAACAGAATGCGTTGGCAACATTCGATACAATCGAGTTATTACACTCAGTTCGGTAAAGTCTTCCGAAACAATGTTGGTGAAAAAAAACTCAAATTTCTTTTCCAAAAGTTTCCAATCTTCAATAAAATTTTTGTCCGAATGGTGTTCTTTTATCTGTTGCAGAGCTGTTTCTGCTGAAATATTTACCAACCAAGGCGTTGTTTTAAAAGGAGTTGGCACTATCTTTTTATCCGACAAATGCCAATGTTTCAATGAATTAGTGTCCGTCAGAAACTGTCTTAACGCTTTGCTTACAAAATATTTTCCGGTGGTAATTATTAAATCCGGTTGCAATTGTTCCGCAAGGTTTTTGTTGGCCAATAAGATATTTTCCCAATGCGAAATGGTTTCATTTTTATTGGAAATTACATCCGAGAAAACCACTAGATTTTTAGGATAATCCAAAATAGTTTGGATTGTATCTGCTCCATTTAACCAAAGTATTTTTTTGCTCGAGCTTATATCCTGAACAAAATTGTCAGGTACATTTTCGTACTTTTTTTCGAGCTTCTCATGCTCAATTGATTCAGAGAAATGAAATTGAATTGAGGTATAAAAGGGTTCACGAATTGGTATGTTGACATGAACTTGGGTTTGAAGTGAGGCTGCCTTCCATGCCTTTTGTGCCAATTCTCTGAAGACAGACGTGTTCTCAAACTCCATTGGAGTCTGAAAGTTGTGATTGCAATGAGCATAGAACAAGTTGTTCTGCCTAATCGACTGCCCTTCCCAATTGTCAATGCTTTCCGGTGGGCGATCGGCAGTTAGCACCAGAAGAGGAATTTCGGCATAAAACGCCTCGGCCACGGCAGGATAAAGATTGAGGGCTGCTGTGCCGCTGGTGCAGCAAACGGCTACGGGTTCATTCAAACTTTGAGCCATGCCTAACGCCACAAATGCCGCCGAACGTTCATCGGCAAAACTGTGCATCGATAGGCGGTTCCCTGCAGATTGCATGGCGTATATCAACGGAAAATTTCGACTACCCGGACAGATTACCACATGCCTCAACCCATTTTTTATGAGTTCATCAACAAGAGAAAAAATACACTCTATTTGATTATTTGAATGTTGCACGGCTTCAAATATAGTGTTGGTATGCAGGTTTGCCAGTCACATACCTATCTTTGCACCAATGAATTTTTTATCGCACTACTACTTCGACCATCAAAAGGGCAATCCACATTTTAATTTGGGATTGATTTTACCCGACCTGGTTCGAAATTTTGTAAAAGGTTCAAAACTTAATTTTGGCATCAATCAACCAGAGGATGAGCCACAGTTACAGCTTTTTAAAGGATGTATAAAACATGTGGCCAGTGATAAGATTTTTCATGCCTGGGGTGGTTTTCACCACCTTATGGAGATTATTACCTACCAAATCAGAAATAGTTCGGAAGATATTGATAAAGACTGGTTTGTAGCTCATATTTTGGCTGAACTGACTATTGATTATTACCTAATAAAACGGCACCCACAATTGGCTAATAACCTATACAACGATTTTGAATTGGTCGATACACAGGCTCTTCATTCTTATTTACAAAAGAGCGGATTTAATACCTTTGAAAAGTTTGATGCAGGATTTGACCGTTTTATGGAAATGAGATACCTCGAATCTTACCAAAAAAAGGATAATATTGTATTTGCGTTGGGCAAGATATGTACTAAAATGGGGTTGAAATCGTTTACCAATGAGCAAAAATCCTTGATTAGCGACATTATTGAGCTACTTAGTGATGAAATGCCGCAAACTGTTGTAAAACTTGAATTTGAGTTAAAAGAATGAAAAAGACCTTTGCCCTTTTTGGATTATTATTGTTTTGGTATGTTGCACAATCGCAGAGTACCGGAAAATATGCCAACGAATATTTACAAATTGGTGTTGGTGCCAGAGCTTTTGGAATGTCCAATTCCGTTGTTTCTTCCACTACTGACGTAACGGCTGGATATTGGAATCCGGCTGGATTGGTGCATCTAAAAAACAACATTCAAGTAGGCTATATGCACTCAAACTATCAGGCAGGAATTGGCAACTACGACTATGGCGGTTTGGCTTTTAAAGCCGGAGACAACGGCCACATGGGCGTTTCATTTATTCGAATGGGTTATGACGGAATCCCCTACACGCTTGATTTATACAAAAACGGCCAATTAGACTATGATAAAATTACTCAATTTTCGGCAGTAGATTATGGCTTTTTGTTCAGTTACGGACAAAAGATTTTAAAAGATGGCTTTAGCGTTGGGGGCAATGCCAAAATTATTCGTCGGTCGGCGGGCAATTTCGTTTCGGCTTGGGGCTTTGGAATAGACGCTGCGGCCATGTACCAAAATGAAGAAACTGGTTGGAATTTTGGGCTTACAGCACGAGACATTACCAGTACGTTTACGGCATGGAACTTTAATTTTACTGATGCCGAAAAAGCAACTTTAACCCAGTTGAATCAAGAAATTCCAAAAAATTCGTTGGAAATTGCCCTTCCAAGATTGCTAGCTGCCGCTTCAAAAAAATTCAAGTTTGATGAATATAGCATTTTAGCCGAAATGGATATGGACATAACCACCGACGGAAAAAGAAATACGGCCATTCATACCAAGGCATTCAGCATAGACCCACATTTAGGGCTTGAATTTGGTTATGCAAATTCTATTTTTTTGCGTGGTGGAGTTGGCACCATTCAGCGGGTTATAAATATTGACGACAAAGAATTGTGGTCTTTTCAACCCAACATTGGTGTTGGAGTTGCACTCGATAAATTTTCGCTTGATTATGCCATGGCCAACGTAGCCAGTGTGGCCGCCACCAACTATTCACACGTTTTTTCTATACGATTTAATATCAATTCATCAGAAGAAAATTCCTCAAATAAATAAAATGAAAATAGGCGTTGTAGGAGCGGGAGTTATGGGTGCAGGAATTGCTCAAGTTTGTGCTATGGCCGGCCATCAAGTTTTTTTATTCGACTTGCATAAAGAAGCTCTGGATAGAGGATATGCCGGAATCGATAAAAACTTGAACAAAGCCATTGAAATTGGTAAACTCAGCTCTTCTAAAAAAGAAGAAACCCTGAAATGTATAACAATTACCAATGATTTAAACGACTTAAAAGTTGATTTAATCATTGAGGCGGTGGTGGAACGGCTGGAGGTGAAAATCAAACTTTTTAACGATTTGGCCACCATAAATAGCCCCAATTGTATTTTGGCCACCAACACTTCGTCCATTCCCATTACCCAGATTTCGGCTAAAGTGCCACACCCTGAGCGTGTGGTAGGAATTCATTTTTTTAATCCTGCACACATTATGAAATTGGTGGAAGTGGTCAGTGGTGCACATACATCGATTAAGGTTGCTGATACGGCGTTTAATTTTGTGAAAGGATTGGGAAAAACGGCCATTAAAGCAAAAGATGCCCCTGGTTTCATTGTTAATAGAGTTGCTCGTCATTTTTATGTTG
It contains:
- a CDS encoding DEAD/DEAH box helicase, which encodes MKFADYRIDEQLKQNIADQGFKRPTDIQFKSIPPVLKREDVLAIAQTGTGKTAAYVIPVLHNLLKKKIKTANGIVRCVVMVPTHELASQTAKVFEQFSIGLGINSLFIHGGTDQQPQINKLKKGVEVLIATPGRLFDLRSQGHIQLDKLEILILDEADLMLDMGFINDIRDLLKFIPKKRQTLFFSATISHKIKKLAYSIVQNPIRIQISPKNPVSKNVFHYYAKIEMDHKRFFLERIVKENPESKILCFVRTKVRAERVKAAMQRVDIDSLTMHSDKENKERTTNLSTFASGAIKLLIATDVSARGIDIPDVDIVINYDLPELTENYVHRVGRTGRGTKKGTAISFCSTEENSIREEIEHFLGQPLIEQKLDKDLYYETLDNSTDSSKDWRSLMGE
- a CDS encoding ThiF family adenylyltransferase, with protein sequence MEHRYSRQTVLKNVGQGGQIAIKESSVLVVGCGGLGSVVAMYLCRAGIGTLGLVDHDRVQLSNLHRQVLFNENDVGEWKVDATKRALVAANSDVKVQTFNMKLTDENTEAVFSEFDFIVDGTDNFETKYLVNDACVLFNKTLIYGSVNQFDGQVALFNHNGSGNLRDLFPQMPNSNLFQNCEEAGVLGPMVGIVGSIMAMEVLKVIAQTGETLANKLLLLDGLSYQNRKMNYRPKGNVLIKKLPKNNSSCSTGKMISWHEYHTEYKDFMLVDVRTSEERLAGHSGGLHLPLPELESRINELTGYPKIAFYCQSGERAKKAAIILSTFPNIEIVSIQ
- a CDS encoding NTP transferase domain-containing protein — translated: MDADHSSFDNDELPEFIKDGATIFAQDKQNAWTKALAGKPEKFDFQKSFFQNDIILLNGNHFEAKNLLVFIDKTKFTSLEKRKNQLTNVLAFIEIDEDVKLPQFIHDEINEIENVPTFSIDQQEEIASFVEKWYQDRIPKLNALILAGGESSRMGKSKALLNYHGIEQYKWLEKMLKLHVEQVFLSQRNNQEFETDLPIIEDSFLNLGPMGAILSAMREQPNAAWLVLACDLPFLDGETVELLIKNRSAKHVATAFKNEKTGFAEPLVAIWEPKAYQQLLHFLALGYSCPRKVLINTDTNLIACGNPEKLANVNTPEEFEAAKRILDGTQV
- the moaC gene encoding cyclic pyranopterin monophosphate synthase MoaC, yielding MSKDFSHIDQNGNPRMVDVGDKNITQRNAAAVSYVQLPKAVLDLFNQKDIVTAKGSVFQTAILAGIMAAKKTSDLIPLCHPLALNKCDISINLENERVKIVCEVSCNGKTGVEMEALTGASVAALTVYDMCKAFGHNMIIEQTKLVKKTGGKNDFESFYV
- the menD gene encoding 2-succinyl-5-enolpyruvyl-6-hydroxy-3-cyclohexene-1-carboxylic-acid synthase codes for the protein MQHSNNQIECIFSLVDELIKNGLRHVVICPGSRNFPLIYAMQSAGNRLSMHSFADERSAAFVALGMAQSLNEPVAVCCTSGTAALNLYPAVAEAFYAEIPLLVLTADRPPESIDNWEGQSIRQNNLFYAHCNHNFQTPMEFENTSVFRELAQKAWKAASLQTQVHVNIPIREPFYTSIQFHFSESIEHEKLEKKYENVPDNFVQDISSSKKILWLNGADTIQTILDYPKNLVVFSDVISNKNETISHWENILLANKNLAEQLQPDLIITTGKYFVSKALRQFLTDTNSLKHWHLSDKKIVPTPFKTTPWLVNISAETALQQIKEHHSDKNFIEDWKLLEKKFEFFFTNIVSEDFTELSVITRLYRMLPTHSVLQMANSMSVRYVSMLKRRNDIIHLSNRGTSGIDGCTSTAVGYAKTTTELVFLITGDVAFFYDVNAFWTDSFPQNLKIVLMNNFGGGIFEMIEGPSEFKESVAFQTTNHHRTAQNICSDFGVDYFCCSNFDEFDGAWQHFCQSEKASVLEIMTNRVENVSFYNKLKKGHNE
- a CDS encoding PorV/PorQ family protein, yielding MKKTFALFGLLLFWYVAQSQSTGKYANEYLQIGVGARAFGMSNSVVSSTTDVTAGYWNPAGLVHLKNNIQVGYMHSNYQAGIGNYDYGGLAFKAGDNGHMGVSFIRMGYDGIPYTLDLYKNGQLDYDKITQFSAVDYGFLFSYGQKILKDGFSVGGNAKIIRRSAGNFVSAWGFGIDAAAMYQNEETGWNFGLTARDITSTFTAWNFNFTDAEKATLTQLNQEIPKNSLEIALPRLLAAASKKFKFDEYSILAEMDMDITTDGKRNTAIHTKAFSIDPHLGLEFGYANSIFLRGGVGTIQRVINIDDKELWSFQPNIGVGVALDKFSLDYAMANVASVAATNYSHVFSIRFNINSSEENSSNK
- a CDS encoding 3-hydroxybutyryl-CoA dehydrogenase, which codes for MKIGVVGAGVMGAGIAQVCAMAGHQVFLFDLHKEALDRGYAGIDKNLNKAIEIGKLSSSKKEETLKCITITNDLNDLKVDLIIEAVVERLEVKIKLFNDLATINSPNCILATNTSSIPITQISAKVPHPERVVGIHFFNPAHIMKLVEVVSGAHTSIKVADTAFNFVKGLGKTAIKAKDAPGFIVNRVARHFYVEGLKILEENVASFEDIDQLLQASGFKMGPFQLMDLIGVETNFSVTESMYNLFYQDAKFRPSRIQKQKVDAGHHGRKTGKGFYNYA